A single Rhinolophus ferrumequinum isolate MPI-CBG mRhiFer1 chromosome 12, mRhiFer1_v1.p, whole genome shotgun sequence DNA region contains:
- the ALDH1B1 gene encoding aldehyde dehydrogenase X, mitochondrial: MLRFLVPWLRCLRGRTAPYSSAAALPSPIQNPDIHYNQLFINNEWQDAASKKTFPTVNPATGEVIGHVAEGDRADVDRAVKAARDAFRLGSPWRRMDASERGRLLHRLADLVERDRVYLASLETLDNGKPFQESYVLDLDEVIKVYRYFAGWADKWHGKTIPMDGEHFCFTRHEPVGVCGQIIPWNFPLVMQGWKLAPALATGNTVVMKVAEQTPLSALYLASLIKEAGFPPGVVNIITGYGPTAGAAVAHHMDIDKVAFTGSTEVGHLIQKAAGESNLKRVTLELGGKSPSIVLADADMGHAVEQCHEALFFNMGQCCCAGSRTFVEESIYDEFLERTVEKAKQRKVGNPFELDTQQGPQVDKEQFERILGYIQLGQKEGAKLLCGGERFGDRGFFIKPTVFGGVQDNMRIAKEEIFGPVQPLFKFKKIEEVIERANNTRYGLAAAVFTQDLDKAMYFTQALQAGTVWVNTYNIVTCHTPFGGFKESGNGRELGEDGLKAYTEVKTVTIKVPQKNS; this comes from the coding sequence ATGCTGCGCTTCCTGGTGCCCTGGCTTCGCTGCCTCCGTGGCAGGACCGCCCCGTACTCGTCGGCAGCAGCTCTCCCAAGCCCTATCCAGAACCCAGACATCCACTACAACCAGCTATTCATCAACAATGAGTGGCAAGATGCGGCCAGCAAGAAGACCTTCCCAACAGTCAACCCTGCCACGGGAGAGGTCATTGGCCATGTGGCTGAAGGGGACAGGGCTGATGTGGACCGAGCAGTGAAAGCAGCCCGCGACGCCTTCCGCCTAGGGTCTCCATGGCGCCGCATGGATGCCTCCGAGCGGGGCCGGCTGCTGCACCGCCTCGCCGACCTGGTGGAGCGGGATCGCGTCTACTTGGCCTCCCTGGAGACCTTGGATAACGGGAAGCCTTTCCAGGAGTCTTATGTCTTGGACCTGGATGAGGTCATTAAGGTGTACCGGTATTTTGCTGGTTGGGCTGACAAGTGGCACGGTAAGACCATCCCCATGGATGGTGAGCATTTTTGCTTCACCCGGCATGAGCCTGTTGGTGTCTGTGGCCAGATAATCCCATGGAATTTCCCCTTGGTCATGCAGGGCTGGAAGCTCGCCCCGGCGCTGGCCACCGGCAATACTGTGGTCATGAAGGTCGCCGAGCAGACCCCTCTTTCTGCCCTGTACTTGGCCTCCCTCATCAAGGAGGCGGGCTTTCCCCCCGGGGTGGTGAACATCATCACAGGCTATGGCCCAACAGCAGGCGCAGCCGTCGCCCACCACATGGATATCGACAAAGTGGCCTTCACCGGCTCCACCGAGGTGGGCCACCTGATCCAGAAGGCAGCCGGCGAGTCCAACCTCAAGAGAGTCACCCTGGAGCTGGGCGGGAAGAGCCCTAGTATTGTGTTGGCTGACGCTGACATGGGCCACGCCGTGGAGCAGTGCCACGAAGCCCTGTTCTTCAACATGGGCCAGTGCTGCTGTGCGGGGTCCCGGACCTTCGTTGAAGAATCCATCTATGACGAGTTTCTCGAGAGAACTGTGGAGAAAGCTAAGCAGAGGAAAGTGGGGAACCCCTTTGAGCTGGACACCCAGCAGGGGCCCCAGGTGGACAAGGAGCAGTTTGAACGAATCCTGGGCTATATCCAGCTTGGCCAGAAGGAGGGGGCAAAACTCCTCTGCGGTGGGGAGCGTTTTGGGGACCGTGGTTTCTTTATCAAGCCTACGGTCTTTGGTGGTGTGCAGGATAACATGAGGATCGCCAAGGAGGAGATCTTTGGACCTGTGCAGCCCCTGTTCAAGTTCAAGAAGATCGAGGAGGTGATCGAGAGGGCCAACAACACCAGGTATGGCTTGGCTGCTGCTGTGTTCACCCAGGACCTGGACAAAGCCATGTACTTCACACAGGCCCTCCAAGCGGGGACAGTGTGGGTAAATACCTACAACATCGTCACCTGCCACACGCCATTTGGAGGCTTTAAAGAGTCTGGCaatgggagggagctgggggaggacGGGCTTAAGGCCTACACGGAAGTGAAGACAGTCACCATCAAGGTTCCACAGAAGAACTCCTAA